A portion of the Sphaerochaeta pleomorpha str. Grapes genome contains these proteins:
- a CDS encoding beta-N-acetylhexosaminidase: protein MQKKQPKKASELLMPLPLHIVDLEGAFRLHNGTTISFAPEFKEIAELAQQQLQCNLGGEDVFLKKTDTLPREGYTLKVTKNQVVIAASQSEGAFHGFMTLRQMALANDNIIPCCKIEDEPLYSWRGFMLDCSRHFFSPAFIKKLIDAAALHHLNRFHWHLTDDQGWRFPIDGYPNLETIGSKRAELQYSGQTTYGGFYQEEEIKEIVAYAKQRQVVVIPEIETPGHASALLASYPHLGCTEGPYAVQDRWGIFEDVLCAGNDEVLEFLKAAIATLARLFPGPYIHIGGDECPHAQWERCPKCQSRMQKNNLHSEKELQAWMTTQVAKIVEDEGKQPIGWDEVLEGSETLGLPESLIVMSWRGTEGGRKASELGHQIIMSPNTAGCYFDYKHLDSIEEPGNLGVTTLQDTALFNPCPVDLDEASQKMVLGGQGNLWTEKIVYSKHAEYMLFPRLSILAERLWNPQEMSSILSRRNSLEKKLSALDFDCFKGNSN, encoded by the coding sequence ATGCAGAAAAAACAACCAAAGAAGGCATCGGAACTCCTTATGCCTCTTCCTTTGCATATCGTAGACCTAGAAGGGGCCTTTCGTCTCCACAACGGCACTACCATCAGCTTTGCACCGGAATTCAAAGAAATCGCTGAACTTGCGCAGCAACAGTTACAGTGCAACTTAGGGGGAGAAGATGTCTTTTTGAAAAAGACAGACACGCTACCGAGGGAGGGGTACACCCTTAAAGTAACCAAAAACCAGGTTGTTATCGCAGCTTCCCAGTCTGAAGGGGCGTTTCACGGTTTCATGACCCTTAGGCAGATGGCACTGGCCAATGACAACATCATCCCCTGTTGCAAAATCGAGGACGAACCATTATACAGCTGGCGTGGTTTCATGCTCGACTGCAGCAGGCATTTCTTTTCACCTGCATTCATCAAGAAACTCATCGATGCGGCGGCACTGCACCACCTGAACCGTTTCCATTGGCATCTTACCGATGACCAGGGCTGGCGTTTCCCTATAGATGGCTATCCAAACCTTGAGACGATAGGGTCTAAGCGGGCAGAACTCCAATATTCGGGACAGACTACCTATGGCGGGTTTTACCAGGAAGAAGAGATCAAAGAAATAGTAGCCTATGCCAAACAGCGCCAAGTGGTGGTAATCCCTGAAATCGAAACCCCAGGCCACGCCTCTGCCTTGCTTGCTTCCTATCCCCATCTCGGCTGCACCGAAGGGCCCTATGCAGTGCAGGACCGCTGGGGTATTTTCGAAGATGTACTGTGTGCGGGAAATGACGAGGTCTTGGAATTCCTCAAGGCTGCCATCGCTACGCTGGCCAGGCTTTTCCCCGGTCCTTATATCCATATCGGTGGGGATGAATGTCCCCATGCCCAATGGGAGCGATGCCCGAAATGCCAAAGTAGGATGCAAAAAAACAATCTGCACTCCGAAAAGGAACTCCAAGCCTGGATGACAACCCAAGTCGCAAAAATAGTAGAGGATGAGGGCAAGCAGCCCATAGGATGGGATGAGGTTCTTGAAGGGAGCGAAACACTTGGTTTACCAGAAAGCCTTATTGTTATGTCCTGGAGAGGAACAGAGGGAGGCCGCAAGGCAAGCGAGCTCGGCCACCAGATAATAATGAGCCCCAACACAGCAGGGTGTTACTTCGATTACAAGCACCTCGACAGTATTGAGGAACCGGGCAATCTGGGAGTAACCACGCTTCAGGACACGGCCCTTTTCAATCCCTGCCCTGTTGATCTGGACGAGGCCAGTCAGAAAATGGTGCTTGGTGGACAAGGAAACCTTTGGACCGAAAAAATCGTATATTCCAAACATGCGGAATATATGCTTTTCCCACGGTTATCGATCCTGGCGGAAAGACTTTGGAATCCCCAGGAAATGTCGAGTATACTTTCGAGGAGAAACAGCCTTGAAAAGAAGCTTTCGGCATTGGATTTTGATTGCTTCAAGGGAAATAGCAATTAA
- a CDS encoding ROK family transcriptional regulator, with product MRINNNNFQKNANTSLVSQLIWKSPGISRVDIARELNLYRSTVTNIISALIDDEVVYEGEEGSGMSRGGRKPIILRLNEKFGCVVGFDIQPSHYRAVILDITGSLLWQQKGALPKVDFDGILLFLMDLVLSEVKKINIPLLAVCAGIPGIVNSDNGIIVYAEPFKLKNYDFHSFFAKRYDVPVFVENDANCTAWLEMTINRNIHLGDFVCLIADYHEGSYQFGDRSGIGVGIALSIGGKVYHGSHHSAGEFCSLSWREESIGQTGLQEDVLIRSVSDPQALAVWMNDLFSSLVPVLSVIDPRFLFIHGKPFDDEDKIQGMLSKDCPQFLALLEKIGCKMVFNAHDESVVAKGAATMYLQKLFAVPELSETESRTHFDWDDVINQAYPMKKSYILQSGSDDNE from the coding sequence ATGAGAATAAACAATAATAATTTTCAGAAAAACGCCAATACCTCCCTCGTTTCCCAATTGATATGGAAGAGCCCAGGGATCAGTCGTGTCGATATCGCCCGGGAACTGAACCTCTATCGGTCGACGGTTACCAATATCATCTCCGCGCTCATCGACGATGAAGTTGTCTATGAGGGTGAGGAAGGAAGCGGTATGAGCAGGGGAGGGCGAAAGCCGATCATTCTCAGACTCAATGAAAAATTTGGCTGCGTGGTTGGTTTTGATATCCAGCCTTCCCATTATCGTGCCGTGATACTCGATATCACCGGTTCCTTGCTCTGGCAACAGAAAGGTGCCCTGCCCAAGGTTGACTTTGACGGGATCCTGTTGTTTCTCATGGATCTTGTCCTCTCGGAGGTGAAAAAAATCAACATTCCCTTGCTTGCCGTATGTGCAGGTATTCCCGGGATTGTAAACTCTGACAACGGAATCATTGTCTATGCAGAACCCTTTAAACTAAAAAATTATGATTTTCATTCATTCTTTGCCAAACGCTATGATGTTCCGGTATTCGTTGAAAATGATGCCAACTGTACCGCTTGGCTGGAAATGACCATTAACCGCAATATCCATCTGGGGGATTTTGTCTGTTTGATAGCTGACTACCATGAGGGAAGCTATCAGTTTGGAGACCGTTCAGGCATTGGCGTAGGCATTGCCCTCTCCATTGGCGGAAAAGTCTACCATGGGTCTCACCACAGTGCAGGTGAATTCTGTTCCTTGAGCTGGAGGGAAGAAAGCATAGGTCAGACTGGTTTGCAAGAGGATGTATTGATTCGCTCAGTTTCTGATCCCCAGGCCTTGGCAGTCTGGATGAACGATCTTTTTTCTTCGCTTGTTCCTGTCCTCTCTGTAATAGACCCGCGTTTCCTGTTCATCCACGGGAAACCCTTCGATGATGAAGACAAGATTCAAGGGATGCTCAGCAAAGACTGTCCCCAGTTTCTTGCCTTACTGGAAAAAATCGGATGCAAGATGGTTTTCAATGCACATGATGAATCGGTAGTTGCGAAAGGAGCTGCTACTATGTACTTGCAGAAACTCTTCGCTGTTCCTGAATTATCGGAAACTGAGAGCAGAACCCATTTTGACTGGGATGATGTAATTAATCAGGCCTATCCGATGAAAAAAAGCTATATTTTACAGAGCGGGAGTGATGACAATGAGTAA